In a genomic window of Gossypium arboreum isolate Shixiya-1 chromosome 9, ASM2569848v2, whole genome shotgun sequence:
- the LOC108454920 gene encoding zinc finger protein SHOOT GRAVITROPISM 5-like, with translation MLPDNSCSSLPSLEPFTCIDNGNNNNKRKRRPAGTPDPDAEVVSLSPKTLLESDRYVCEICNQGFQRDQNLQMHRRRHKVPWKLLKRETPVVRKRVFVCPEPSCLHHDPCHALGDLVGIKKHFRRKHSNHKQWVCQKCSKGYAVQSDYKAHLKTCGTRGHSCDCGRVFSRVESFIEHQDACHMSRSRPQSQAMQPVCLSQTASSSNPSNDINFSTVPWPSLELANTTTDTMLLNPTKDNSPKNAHYHDLELQLLTTSNPTEVLVPPKKLDHHSIQLQLSIGSFQSTCTEKEATKKSTEIHEKPVFVASRLKEEAIAQLRLAMAEKAYAEEARKQARRQVELAEHELAKAKRIRQQAQAESAKAQALKNHAVKQINSTIFQVTCHACRHRFQATIPPEENSLVVSYISSAITEGEVENDSLTNLTKPTNI, from the exons ATGTTGCCCGATAACTCTTGTTCCTCACTTCCTTCTTTGGAGCCATTTACCTGCATAGACAATGGTAATAACAACAATAAGAGGAAAAGAAGACCCGCAGGAACACCTG ATCCAGATGCAGAAGTGGTTTCTCTCTCGCCTAAAACATTATTAGAATCGGATCGCTACGTTTGTGAGATCTGCAACCAAGGGTTCCAAAGAGACCAAAACCTACAGATGCACAGGCGGCGACACAAGGTTCCATGGAAGCTACTCAAGAGAGAAACTCCAGTGGTGAGAAAGCGGGTGTTCGTTTGCCCCGAGCCTAGTTGCTTGCACCACGACCCTTGCCATGCTCTAGGCGATTTGGTTGGGATCAAGAAACACTTCAGGCGGAAGCACAGCAACCACAAGCAATGGGTCTGCCAGAAATGTTCCAAGGGCTATGCTGTTCAATCTGATTATAAAGCCCATCTTAAAACCTGCGGCACCAGAGGCCATTCTTGTGACTGCGGCCGAGTTTTTTCAAG AGTTGAGAGTTTCATTGAACATCAGGATGCTTGCCATATGAGTCGTAGCCGGCCACAATCACAAGCAATGCAACCGGTTTGCTTGTCGCAAACAGCTTCAAGCTCCAATCCTTCCAATGATATCAATTTTAGTACAGTTCCTTGGCCTAGTTTGGAGTTGGCAAACACAACAACAGATACCATGTTGTTGAACCCTACCAAAGATAATTCCCCTAAAAATGCGCACTACCACGATCTGGAGCTTCAACTCTTAACCACATCAAATCCCACTGAGGTCTTGGTTCCCCCAAAAAAGCTTGATCATCATTCAATCCAGTTACAGCTCTCAATCGGCTCATTTCAATCAACTTGTACGGAAAAGGAAGCAACCAAGAAATCAACTGAGATTCATGAGAAACCGGTGTTTGTTGCATCGAGGCTAAAGGAAGAAGCTATTGCACAATTAAGGTTGGCGATGGCAGAAAAAGCTTATGCTGAAGAGGCAAGAAAGCAAGCAAGAAGGCAGGTTGAGTTAGCTGAGCACGAGTTGGCCAAGGCAAAGAGAATCAGGCAACAAGCACAAGCTGAATCAGCAAAGGCTCAAGCTTTAAAGAACCATGCAGTCAAGCAAATCAACTCCACTATTTTTCAAGTCACTTGCCATGCTTGTAGACACCGATTTCAAGCAACAATACCTCCCGAAGAGAACTCTCTAGTTGTGAGTTACATTTCGTCAGCTATAACAGAAGGTGAAGTTGAAAACGATAGTCTTACAAATCTAACAAAACCTACTAACATATAA
- the LOC108456190 gene encoding zinc-finger homeodomain protein 9-like, whose translation MEKEYPSDLYRECLRNHAASLGSYATDGCGEFTLDHSSLSTLQCAACGCHRNFHRKVSYCNSNSRSRGDPVERVDYGDDGGRPPVLLEYSTEAGARSGKKRFRTKFTAEQKEKMLEFAEKLGWRLQRRDEEDQVDKFCRGIGVSRQVFKVWMHNHKNTSTASSVSTCNASSLTTP comes from the coding sequence ATGGAGAAAGAGTACCCAAGTGATCTTTACAGGGAGTGCTTGAGAAACCATGCAGCCAGCCTTGGCAGCTACGCCACCGACGGCTGCGGGGAGTTCACGCTTGACCACTCCTCTCTTTCTACCCTACAATGCGCTGCATGCGGTTGCCACCGCAATTTCCACCGCAAAGTCAGCTATTGCAATAGCAACAGCAGGAGTCGAGGGGATCCGGTAGAGCGGGTTGATTATGGAGATGACGGAGGAAGACCACCCGTCCTGCTGGAGTACTCAACCGAGGCGGGAGCCAGAAGCGGAAAAAAGCGGTTTCGGACAAAGTTCACGGCGGAGCAGAAGGAGAAGATGTTGGAGTTTGCTGAAAAACTGGGGTGGAGGCTGCAAAGGAGAGACGAGGAAGACCAAGTTGATAAATTTTGTAGAGGAATAGGGGTGAGTAGGCAAGTGTTCAAGGTTTGGATGCATAACCACAAGAACACTTCCACTGCTTCCTCTGTGTCTACCTGCAATGCATCTTCTCTTACAACCCCATAG